The following DNA comes from Caulobacter mirabilis.
CTGTTCGCGGACATGGACGTGTCGGGCCAAGCCGAGGTCTCGACCCGCCCGCTGGCCCAGCCGCGCATCGAGGCGGAGATCGCCTTCGTCGTCGCCCGCGACCTGCCCGAAGACCTCACGCCCGACCGCGCCGCCTCGTATGTCGATCACGCCGTGGTCGCCGCCGAGATCGTGGACAGCGCGGTGCTCGACTGGCGCATCGGCCTTCGCGAGACCGTGGCCGACAACGCCTCGGCCGGCCGCTACGCCCTGGGGAGTCAGCGCCTGTCCCTGGCGAGCTTCGACCCGACCGCCGCTGTCATGCGCATGACCCGCGACGGCCAGGAGGTCTCGACAGGAGCCGGCGCCGCCTGCCTCGGCGGGCCCTTGCTGGCGCTGTGCTGGCTGGCCCGCGCCGCCGCCGCGCGCGGCGTTCCGGTCCGCGCCGGCGAGGTCGTCCTCTCCGGCGCCCTCGGCCCCATGATTCCCGTTTCAGCCGGCGACTGCTTCGAAATCCGCGTCGACGCCGTCGCCCCCTGTCCGTCCGTTTCGCGCCGGTGACCCCTTGAGCCGCACCCTCTACGACAAGATCTGGGACGACCATGTCGTCGTCGAGGATGCCGGCGATACGCTGATCTACGTCGACCTGCACCTGCTGCACGAGGTCTCCTCGCCCCAGGCCTTCGACGGGCTGGCCCAGCGCGGCCAGACCGTCCGCCGTCCCGAGCGGACCTTGGCCATGGCCGACCACAACGTCCCGACAGAGGGTCAGTCCCAAGGACTGTCGGCCCTGGTCGACGAGGATGCGCGCATCCAGGTCGCGACCCTGGAGGCCAACGCCAAGGCCCACGGCTTCCAGATGTTCGCCATGGGCGATCCGCGCAACGGCATCGTCCATGTGGTCGGGCCCGAGCAGGGCCGCACTCTGCCCGGCATGACCATCGTCTGCGGCGACAGCCACACCTCGA
Coding sequences within:
- a CDS encoding 2-keto-4-pentenoate hydratase, which translates into the protein MTSQEVEDCAAAALWRARLSVAQIDPAELAGLADAEAAYRVQRLNVERRLGEGGTVTGRKIGLTSAAVQAQLNVDEPDYGFLFADMDVSGQAEVSTRPLAQPRIEAEIAFVVARDLPEDLTPDRAASYVDHAVVAAEIVDSAVLDWRIGLRETVADNASAGRYALGSQRLSLASFDPTAAVMRMTRDGQEVSTGAGAACLGGPLLALCWLARAAAARGVPVRAGEVVLSGALGPMIPVSAGDCFEIRVDAVAPCPSVSRR